From Medicago truncatula cultivar Jemalong A17 chromosome 7, MtrunA17r5.0-ANR, whole genome shotgun sequence, a single genomic window includes:
- the LOC25497837 gene encoding F-box/kelch-repeat protein At3g27150 — MTNKKALPVPNFGSDFYFSYHKSPSQKMRILELLPHSDGNGSSTEEEPLPQDADYNLSLSDELETSILARFPRSQHWKLSFLNKRFLTLMKSGEIYKIRKELGLKEPSVFMLASGESNWWGMEWPFKSSRKLPRIQSDYSFEFGDKESFSAGSELFVSGKEFDGPVLWRYDSDTNEWFKGPFMINPRCLFASASSGNFAFVAGGLETNTYSEILDTAEKYDSKTKTWKPLPKMNSKRKFCSGCYMDKRFYVIGGQDENRKDLISCEFFDEETNTWNLIPDMLKDIPLLDSQSPPLIAVVNNDLYTLDASTNELKVYLKGINNWKKLGVAPVRADAQGGWGVAFKSLGDELLVIGAPSVSHKERALAIYTCCPDPEGEKLKWKQIDCGSVQLNHFIRNCAVMMGST; from the coding sequence ATGACTAATAAAAAAGCATTACCAGTTCCAAATTTTGGTAGTGACTTTTACTTTAGTTACCACAAATCTCCTTCACAAAAAATGAGAATTCTAGAGTTGTTACCACACTCCGATGGCAACGGTTCTTCGACGGAAGAAGAACCTTTACCTCAGGATGCAGATTATAATCTCAGTCTCAGCGACGAGCTAGAGACATCGATCTTGGCGAGATTTCCAAGATCACAACATTGGAAACTATCTTTTCTAAACAAGAGATTTTTAACTCTGATGAAAAGTGGCGAGATCTATAAAATACGGAAAGAGTTAGGACTTAAAGAACCATCCGTTTTCATGTTAGCTAGCGGCGAAAGCAATTGGTGGGGTATGGAATGGCCTTTCAAATCAAGCAGGAAGCTTCCAAGGATTCAATCAGATTACAGCTTTGAATTTGGTGATAAAGAATCATTTTCGGCAGGGTCAGAGTTATTTGTTTCGGGCAAAGAATTTGACGGACCTGTTCTTTGGCGATATGATTCGGATACTAATGAATGGTTCAAAGGTCCATTCATGATTAATCCTAGGTGCCTATTTGCTTCAGCTAGTTCTGGTAATTTTGCTTTTGTTGCAGGTGGTTTGGAAACAAACACCTATAGCGAAATATTGGATACTGCTGAGAAATATGATTCGAAAACGAAAACTTGGAAACCTTTACCGAAGATGAATTCAAAGAGAAAATTTTGTTCGGGATGTTACATGGACAAGAGATTCTATGTTATTGGTGGACAGGACGAGAATCGAAAGGATCTCATTTCCTGTGAGTTTTTCGACGAAGAAACAAACACATGGAATTTGATTCCTGATATGTTGAAAGACATTCCACTTTTGGATTCGCAGTCTCCCCCTCTAATAGCTGTTGTTAATAATGACCTTTATACACTCGATGCTTCGACTAATGAGCTAAAAGTGTATTTGAAAGGGATCAATAACTGGAAAAAGTTAGGCGTTGCGCCTGTAAGAGCCGATGCACAAGGTGGCTGGGGTGTCGCATTTAAATCACTTGGTGATGAGTTACTTGTTATTGGTGCACCTTCTGTTTCGCATAAAGAACGAGCTTTGGCGATTTATACTTGTTGTCCTGATCCTGAGGGTGAGAAATTGAAATGGAAGCAAATTGATTGTGGAAGTGTTCAGCTTAATCATTTCATTAGGAACTGTGCTGTGATGATGGGAAGTACTTGA